In Chloroflexota bacterium, one DNA window encodes the following:
- a CDS encoding Eco57I restriction-modification methylase domain-containing protein: MQGQLFTQYFLTDAIKSTEDWRATRAHPDAFNQFRDGARRLLEDFAHYQDPNEATTERDLIGPLLELLGWADYLPQQSTRHGEDVPDLLLFADADAKMRAASNSNSDDRFLDALVVGESKRLGRPLDAPGSLEILKVRATQTAMLDVPAVRPPRHRDPGPHSQMLRYLRTADSVTDGRLHWGILTNGGVWRLYDQRARPRATGYFEADLAALIAGSGSAPSVNPARTPSPGGEGRGKGGPSAADGLRTFFLLFRRDAFVQQPGATTTFVESALAEGRRYEQRVAEDLSGVVFERAFPDLIEALLDAGGGSLADARQAALVLLYRLLFVLYAEDRGLLPVSDTRYDDYGLRKRVRDDIARRMHAGDTFSSHAGNYYDRVMTLSRQIDAGDDSIGLPPYNGGLFAAGAAPLLGKVRLSDAAFAPIVHDLSHTEAAGRRQFVNYRDMTVQQLGSIYERLLEREPVRNSRGEIETRLNPFARKDSGSFYTPQELVDLILDQTLKPQVEERLKAFEEKAMQLKGDRRRKSDRKAELRRLDPAEAVLDLKVLDPAMGSGHFLVTAVDYLADYVADLIEYVPAVPDWLDGDDAYESPLLERVARIRDDLLQRARNPKWVMDEAQLSDQNIIRRMVLKRCIYGVDKNPLTVELAKVSLWLHSFTVGAPLSFLDHHLRCGDSLLGLRVLDARQDFQRLGGLSASTLIAGAENATEGMQRIERLSDADVAEVKESAGLFQDVEQATADLRGVLDFLSGLRWQTAGLKKGAQADVNRLLAETLGRESSIAFDLLARGPEAADETISRDLAWESFADRWTQSRSVADREGFLHWEVAFPGVWRNWQSREPVGGFDAVIGNPPWDQIEQKEVEWFALRDNEVALASTGAARKALIAKRLDADDELALEYTRARDRATAMRIFARAGGQYPLLSSGRINLYSLFVERAMGLVKPDGFVGLLTPSGIYADKTAARFFKTVSTSGRVGGLFDFENKKIFFKDIHASFKFCALVFGGAKRTFAETRCGFFLHDAETINDPDRCFALSPDDFARVNPNTGTAPIFRTRRDAEITRRIYANHPVLVDRSGREERRTWPVRYLQGLFNMTSDSHLFRTAAQLEEEGFYPLQGNIWKKGPEQYLPLYQGRVIQHFDHRANSVRVNLESTHNPYLSEEVSEAQHEDPHFHPNVRHFVPDLEVSQKMPRKSPWTIAYRPIARPTDIRTMIATIVPRAGFGHSVFLLMPESGFGSREACLLTANLNSHAFDFATRQKMHGTNLSWYLLEQLPVIAPDAYERRLGEVTAAELVRDHVLRLIYTAHDMEPFARDLGYGGPPFIWEQVDRRHLRARLDALYFHLYGLDRADAAYVLDTFPIVRREDQTQFNGQYRTKDLILAYMNALAAGDTETVVAV, encoded by the coding sequence GTGCAAGGCCAACTATTCACCCAGTACTTCCTCACCGACGCCATCAAGTCCACCGAGGACTGGCGTGCCACGCGCGCCCATCCCGACGCCTTCAACCAGTTCCGCGACGGCGCGCGCCGCCTGCTCGAAGACTTCGCCCACTACCAGGACCCCAACGAGGCGACTACCGAGCGGGATCTGATCGGTCCCCTGCTTGAGCTACTCGGCTGGGCCGACTACCTGCCGCAGCAGAGCACCAGGCACGGCGAGGATGTTCCCGATTTGCTGCTGTTCGCAGATGCAGACGCCAAGATGCGGGCCGCATCGAACAGTAATTCGGACGACCGCTTCCTGGATGCCCTAGTCGTCGGCGAGAGCAAACGACTCGGCCGCCCGCTCGATGCTCCCGGCAGCCTGGAGATCCTCAAAGTGCGCGCCACACAGACCGCCATGCTCGATGTCCCTGCGGTGAGGCCACCACGACACCGGGATCCTGGGCCACACAGCCAGATGCTGCGTTATCTCAGGACGGCCGACTCCGTCACGGATGGCCGCTTGCACTGGGGGATTCTCACCAACGGCGGAGTCTGGCGGCTCTACGACCAGCGGGCGCGTCCCCGCGCCACCGGTTATTTCGAGGCCGACCTGGCGGCGCTCATTGCTGGCAGTGGCTCGGCCCCCTCCGTCAATCCGGCTCGGACTCCCTCTCCTGGGGGAGAGGGTCGGGGTAAGGGGGGTCCCTCCGCCGCCGATGGCCTCCGCACCTTCTTTCTTCTGTTCCGACGCGACGCCTTCGTGCAACAGCCGGGTGCGACAACCACATTTGTGGAATCCGCGCTGGCCGAGGGACGTCGCTACGAGCAGCGCGTCGCCGAGGACCTGTCCGGCGTGGTATTCGAGCGAGCCTTTCCCGACCTCATCGAGGCGCTGCTGGATGCCGGCGGCGGGAGCCTGGCCGACGCGCGGCAGGCGGCGCTGGTGCTGCTCTATCGCCTGCTCTTCGTGCTCTACGCCGAGGACCGCGGCCTGTTGCCGGTGAGCGACACCCGCTACGACGACTATGGGCTGCGCAAGCGCGTCCGCGACGACATCGCGCGGCGGATGCACGCCGGAGACACATTCTCTTCCCACGCCGGCAACTACTACGACCGTGTGATGACGCTGAGTCGCCAGATCGACGCCGGCGACGACTCCATTGGTCTGCCGCCATACAACGGCGGCCTGTTCGCCGCCGGCGCCGCGCCGCTGCTGGGCAAGGTGCGCCTATCCGACGCGGCTTTCGCCCCCATCGTCCACGATCTGAGCCACACCGAAGCGGCGGGCCGGCGGCAGTTCGTCAACTACCGCGATATGACGGTGCAGCAGCTGGGCTCCATTTACGAGCGCCTGCTGGAGCGGGAGCCGGTTCGCAACAGCCGCGGCGAAATCGAGACTCGCCTCAATCCCTTCGCGCGCAAGGACAGCGGCAGCTTCTATACGCCGCAGGAGCTGGTGGACCTGATCCTGGACCAGACTCTGAAACCGCAGGTCGAAGAGCGCCTGAAGGCGTTCGAGGAAAAGGCGATGCAACTCAAGGGCGACCGTCGGCGCAAGTCCGATCGTAAAGCGGAGCTGCGACGTCTGGATCCCGCCGAGGCGGTGCTCGACCTGAAAGTGCTGGACCCGGCCATGGGCAGCGGTCACTTCCTCGTCACCGCCGTCGACTACCTGGCCGACTACGTCGCGGACCTGATCGAGTACGTCCCGGCGGTGCCGGATTGGTTGGACGGCGACGACGCCTACGAGTCGCCGCTGCTGGAGCGCGTGGCGCGAATTCGGGACGACTTGTTGCAGCGTGCGCGGAACCCCAAGTGGGTCATGGACGAGGCGCAGCTGAGCGACCAGAACATTATTCGCCGCATGGTGCTCAAGCGCTGCATTTACGGCGTGGACAAGAACCCGCTGACCGTGGAGCTGGCCAAGGTGTCGCTGTGGCTGCACAGCTTCACCGTTGGCGCGCCGCTGTCGTTCCTGGACCACCACCTGCGCTGCGGCGACTCGCTGCTGGGCCTGCGGGTGCTGGACGCGCGCCAGGACTTCCAGCGATTGGGCGGTCTCAGCGCCAGCACCCTCATCGCCGGGGCCGAAAACGCCACGGAGGGCATGCAGCGCATCGAGCGGCTCTCCGATGCCGACGTAGCCGAGGTGAAGGAATCGGCCGGGTTGTTCCAGGACGTCGAGCAAGCCACGGCGGACCTGCGCGGTGTGCTGGACTTCCTCTCCGGCCTGCGTTGGCAAACTGCCGGCCTCAAGAAGGGCGCGCAAGCTGACGTAAACCGTCTTCTCGCCGAGACGCTGGGACGCGAGTCGAGCATCGCCTTCGACCTGCTCGCCCGAGGCCCGGAGGCCGCCGATGAGACCATCAGCCGGGACCTCGCTTGGGAGAGCTTTGCGGACCGCTGGACTCAGTCGCGGTCCGTCGCCGACCGCGAGGGGTTTCTGCACTGGGAGGTCGCCTTCCCCGGGGTGTGGCGCAACTGGCAGAGCCGCGAGCCGGTGGGCGGCTTCGACGCCGTAATCGGCAATCCGCCCTGGGACCAGATCGAACAGAAGGAAGTTGAGTGGTTTGCCCTACGCGACAATGAGGTGGCGCTCGCGAGTACTGGAGCTGCGCGCAAGGCCCTGATCGCGAAGCGATTGGACGCAGATGATGAGTTGGCTCTTGAGTACACGCGAGCTCGCGACAGGGCCACTGCGATGCGCATCTTTGCCAGGGCAGGTGGCCAATATCCGCTGCTGAGCAGCGGCCGAATCAATCTCTACTCCCTATTCGTCGAGCGCGCCATGGGCCTGGTCAAGCCCGACGGTTTCGTGGGCCTACTCACGCCTTCCGGCATCTACGCCGACAAGACCGCCGCCCGGTTCTTCAAGACCGTCTCCACGAGCGGGCGCGTCGGCGGCCTGTTCGACTTCGAGAACAAGAAGATCTTCTTCAAGGACATCCACGCGTCGTTCAAGTTCTGCGCCCTCGTCTTCGGCGGGGCCAAGCGCACGTTCGCCGAGACCCGGTGCGGCTTCTTCCTCCACGACGCCGAGACCATCAATGACCCCGACCGCTGCTTCGCGCTTTCCCCCGACGACTTCGCGCGGGTGAACCCAAACACCGGCACCGCGCCCATCTTTCGCACCCGCCGCGACGCCGAGATCACCCGCCGCATCTACGCCAACCATCCCGTGCTGGTGGACCGATCCGGCCGCGAGGAGCGCCGAACCTGGCCCGTGCGGTACCTGCAAGGTCTGTTCAACATGACGTCCGACTCCCACCTCTTCCGCACGGCAGCTCAGTTGGAGGAAGAGGGGTTTTATCCGCTGCAGGGCAATATCTGGAAGAAGGGGCCAGAGCAATACCTTCCGCTTTACCAAGGACGGGTAATCCAGCACTTCGACCATCGGGCCAATTCAGTCCGCGTAAACCTTGAGAGCACGCACAATCCCTATCTGAGCGAGGAAGTGAGCGAAGCGCAGCACGAAGATCCACATTTCCATCCGAATGTCAGGCACTTCGTACCCGACCTCGAAGTAAGCCAGAAAATGCCTCGAAAATCGCCTTGGACCATTGCATATCGACCTATCGCTCGACCAACGGACATCAGGACCATGATTGCGACGATCGTGCCGCGAGCCGGATTCGGCCACAGCGTCTTTCTGTTGATGCCGGAGTCCGGCTTCGGCTCTCGCGAAGCCTGCCTTCTCACAGCCAATCTAAACAGCCACGCTTTTGACTTTGCGACGCGGCAGAAGATGCACGGAACCAACCTCAGTTGGTACCTCCTCGAACAGCTCCCCGTCATCGCACCCGACGCCTACGAACGCCGCTTGGGCGAGGTCACCGCCGCCGAGCTGGTGCGGGACCACGTGCTGCGCCTCATCTACACCGCGCACGACATGGAGCCCTTCGCCCGCGACCTCGGCTACGGCGGCCCGCCCTTCATCTGGGAACAGGTAGACCGCCGCCACCTTCGCGCCCGCCTCGACGCGCTCTACTTCCACCTCTACGGGCTCGACCGCGCCGACGCCGCCTACGTCCTCGACACCTTCCCCATCGTCCGCCGCGAAGACCAAACCCAGTTCAACGGCCAATACCGCACCAAAGACCTCATCCTCGCCTACATGAACGCCCTGGCGGCGGGGGATACCGAAACTGTGGTGGCGGTGTAA
- a CDS encoding SDR family oxidoreductase encodes MSVLDRFRLDGRRALVTGGGTGIGKGLAQALAEAGADVAVCGRTQDTLERTVAEVESRGARAKAIHADVTSADDVRAAVQSVVDEWGSLDIAVNNAGITTWVDAVDMPEDDWDRVLDTNLKGVFLCSQEAARVMIPQGRGAIVNVASISAQIINRPQQQAHYSASKAGVVHLTRALAAEWAEHGVRVNAVSPGYTRTEMVNAPHMIPARPIWTRDTPMGRMAEIEEIQGAVVFLASDAAAYVTGHDLVVDGGVTAW; translated from the coding sequence ATGAGCGTCCTCGACCGCTTCCGCCTCGACGGCCGCCGCGCGCTCGTGACCGGCGGCGGCACCGGCATCGGCAAGGGCCTGGCGCAAGCGCTGGCCGAGGCCGGCGCCGACGTGGCCGTCTGCGGGCGCACCCAGGACACCCTCGAGCGCACCGTTGCCGAGGTCGAGTCGCGCGGCGCCCGCGCCAAGGCCATCCACGCCGACGTGACCAGCGCCGACGACGTTCGCGCCGCGGTGCAGTCCGTGGTCGATGAGTGGGGCAGCCTCGACATCGCGGTCAACAACGCCGGGATCACCACCTGGGTCGACGCCGTAGACATGCCCGAGGACGACTGGGACCGCGTGCTCGACACCAACCTCAAGGGCGTATTCCTGTGCTCGCAGGAGGCCGCCCGCGTGATGATTCCGCAGGGGCGCGGGGCCATCGTCAACGTGGCATCGATCTCGGCGCAGATCATCAACCGCCCGCAGCAGCAGGCCCACTACAGCGCCTCGAAGGCCGGCGTCGTCCACCTCACGCGCGCGCTGGCCGCCGAGTGGGCGGAGCACGGCGTGCGCGTCAATGCGGTGAGCCCCGGCTACACCCGCACCGAGATGGTCAACGCGCCGCACATGATTCCCGCCCGGCCGATCTGGACGCGCGACACGCCCATGGGGCGCATGGCGGAGATCGAGGAGATCCAGGGGGCGGTGGTGTTCCTGGCCAGCGACGCCGCGGCCTACGTGACCGGCCACGACCTGGTCGTCGACGGCGGCGTCACGGCCTGGTGA
- a CDS encoding sialidase family protein, which produces MPPKSTAAARWRDALRTNPDYVVYVPADDDTPEHDTGPRPDGPWDNGNTHFIVTVTTTGAFLATWTQAGDHFHGVNVRIVTARSEDRGRTWSRPTVIEAPPDDSGKTPVWSVPVVVPHSGRVWLFYHRNTGPVDFDRGMTGVLSWRVSDDDGVTWGERHDAVIGRGAIDDPDPAMLSSWVPTGWQAPIVNRRGQVICPMTRWASNHYQRQFETVTSEIGFNARHHEGWFLRFDNVMTVDDPADLVVTTWPDADHGIQVEHPRDPRISCAMEPSIQNLSDGRILAVMRTMTGWVWYSVSEDYGESWTEAAPLRFQPGGPPIPHPSSPCPLHKLRDGRFLLFFHNNDGTAHGADGPGDGKARRPVCVSVGREIDNPGGQPLVFGRPHVLADNKYAVHSVTGRGGGMPIYGSFTDYAGEQVLWYPDNTTYLLGKRLTDEVLDDAWLPR; this is translated from the coding sequence ATGCCTCCGAAATCCACCGCCGCCGCCCGCTGGCGCGACGCCCTCCGCACGAATCCCGACTACGTCGTCTACGTGCCGGCCGACGACGACACGCCGGAACACGACACCGGGCCGCGGCCGGACGGGCCGTGGGACAACGGCAATACCCACTTCATCGTCACGGTCACGACCACGGGGGCCTTCCTGGCCACCTGGACGCAGGCCGGGGACCACTTCCACGGGGTGAATGTGCGGATAGTGACGGCCCGCAGCGAGGACCGTGGGCGCACCTGGAGCCGTCCGACCGTGATCGAGGCGCCGCCCGACGACTCCGGCAAGACGCCGGTGTGGTCGGTGCCGGTGGTCGTGCCGCACAGCGGCCGCGTCTGGCTCTTCTATCACCGCAACACCGGCCCGGTGGACTTCGACCGCGGGATGACGGGCGTGCTGTCCTGGCGCGTCTCGGACGACGACGGCGTCACCTGGGGCGAGCGGCACGACGCGGTGATCGGGCGTGGGGCCATCGACGATCCCGACCCCGCCATGCTCAGCAGCTGGGTGCCGACCGGCTGGCAGGCGCCCATCGTGAACCGCCGCGGCCAGGTGATCTGCCCGATGACGCGCTGGGCCTCCAACCACTATCAGCGCCAATTCGAGACGGTGACGTCCGAGATCGGATTCAACGCCCGCCATCACGAGGGCTGGTTCCTGCGCTTCGACAACGTGATGACGGTCGACGACCCGGCGGACCTCGTGGTGACGACGTGGCCGGACGCCGATCACGGCATCCAGGTGGAGCATCCGCGCGACCCGCGCATCAGCTGCGCCATGGAGCCGTCCATCCAGAACCTCTCGGACGGCCGCATCCTGGCCGTCATGCGCACTATGACCGGCTGGGTCTGGTATTCGGTTTCGGAGGACTACGGCGAGTCGTGGACGGAGGCGGCCCCGCTGCGGTTTCAGCCCGGCGGACCGCCCATCCCGCATCCCTCGTCGCCCTGCCCGCTACACAAGCTGCGCGACGGTCGGTTTCTGCTCTTCTTCCACAACAACGACGGCACCGCGCATGGGGCCGACGGACCCGGCGACGGCAAGGCGCGCCGGCCGGTGTGCGTCAGCGTCGGTCGCGAGATCGACAACCCCGGCGGCCAGCCGCTGGTGTTTGGGCGCCCGCACGTGCTGGCCGACAACAAATACGCCGTCCACTCCGTGACCGGACGCGGCGGCGGCATGCCCATCTACGGCAGCTTCACCGACTACGCGGGCGAGCAGGTGCTCTGGTATCCCGACAACACGACCTATCTGCTCGGCAAGCGGCTCACGGACGAAGTCCTCGACGACGCCTGGCTGCCGCGCTAG
- a CDS encoding HAD-IA family hydrolase gives MTTSHPAAVFFDAYGTLIHFPDDPSPFDYMADVLQRERVDLPRPHLDDALHAEMRYYKAHYASVRTADDLERLRIEDARVYLEALGDTGAVPLDLNLVADELAAAFESRVLPDAHAAIDLVRTSGVRTAVLSNFSYLLPLVLDEVGLGDGLDPIVFSAAVGAEKPDPRIFAAAAAAVDADLGDCVLIGDDFKNDVGGAQRCGMPVVWLARDGSDAPPGVAVARNLVDAVHLALGPGWRELSLSGHTPPSANA, from the coding sequence GTGACCACCTCGCACCCGGCGGCCGTGTTTTTCGACGCCTACGGCACGCTGATCCACTTTCCGGACGATCCCTCGCCCTTCGACTACATGGCCGACGTCCTGCAGCGGGAGAGGGTTGACCTGCCGCGCCCCCACCTCGACGACGCCCTGCACGCGGAGATGCGCTACTACAAGGCGCACTACGCCTCGGTGCGCACGGCCGACGACCTCGAACGGCTCCGCATCGAGGACGCCCGTGTCTACCTGGAGGCGCTGGGCGACACCGGGGCCGTGCCGCTGGACTTGAATCTCGTTGCGGACGAGCTGGCGGCGGCCTTCGAGAGCCGCGTGCTTCCCGACGCGCATGCGGCCATCGACCTTGTGCGAACGTCGGGCGTGCGCACCGCCGTTCTCAGCAACTTCAGCTACCTGCTACCGCTGGTCCTCGACGAGGTCGGACTTGGCGATGGGCTGGACCCAATCGTCTTCTCGGCGGCCGTCGGCGCCGAGAAGCCCGACCCGCGCATCTTCGCCGCGGCAGCCGCCGCGGTCGATGCCGACCTTGGCGACTGCGTGCTCATCGGCGACGACTTCAAGAACGACGTCGGCGGCGCGCAGCGTTGCGGCATGCCCGTGGTCTGGCTGGCGCGGGATGGATCGGACGCGCCGCCGGGCGTGGCCGTGGCCCGGAACCTGGTGGACGCCGTGCATCTCGCGTTGGGGCCCGGGTGGCGCGAATTGTCCCTCAGCGGGCACACGCCGCCATCGGCGAACGCCTGA
- the xylB gene encoding xylulokinase has product MTDDLLLGLDLGTTSARAVLTARDGHILATHAAEYPMHTPHPGWAEQDPDTWERAAVEALGACVRAAPDPAAIRGIGLTGQMHGATLLDERDQSIRPAILWCDQRTGAQRQAVERDIGLAEVIARTANPPLEGFTAPKLLWVREHEPDAYARIRRVLLPKDFIRLRLTGEAAADVADASGTALFDVAKRKWSEAMARDLEIPLEWLPRVVESPETAGALTPAAAEALGLPAGLPVAAGAGDQAAGGVAAGIVAAGDALVTIGSSGVVFVAGDRPRIDPAGRVHTFCHALPETWHVMGVTQGAGISLRWVRDTLGASDASGGVAYDALTREAATSPAGSRGLIWLPYLQGERTPHLDPNARGVLFGLTTAHGRGDVVRSVLEGVAFSLRDGLEIIQDLGLPARRVKIAGGGARSPLWRQIVADVLGLPISLEPEDRGPAFGAALLAGVAVGVYASVEEACAATGSRTQEIEPGRDTHAVYEATYRLYHELYPALADSFARVASLQE; this is encoded by the coding sequence ATGACCGACGACCTGCTGCTGGGCCTCGACCTCGGCACCACCAGCGCTCGGGCGGTGCTGACGGCTCGCGACGGTCACATTCTGGCCACTCACGCGGCGGAATACCCAATGCACACGCCGCATCCGGGCTGGGCCGAGCAGGATCCCGATACGTGGGAACGGGCGGCGGTGGAGGCGCTCGGTGCGTGCGTCCGGGCCGCGCCGGACCCAGCGGCCATTCGTGGGATCGGGCTCACCGGGCAGATGCACGGCGCGACGCTTCTCGACGAGCGTGACCAATCGATCCGGCCCGCCATTCTCTGGTGCGACCAGCGAACCGGCGCGCAACGCCAAGCCGTCGAGCGCGACATCGGGCTGGCCGAGGTCATCGCGCGCACCGCCAACCCGCCGCTGGAAGGATTCACCGCGCCCAAGCTCTTGTGGGTGCGCGAGCACGAGCCCGACGCCTACGCCCGGATTCGACGCGTCCTGCTGCCCAAGGACTTCATTCGCCTGCGCCTCACGGGCGAGGCCGCCGCCGACGTCGCCGACGCCTCGGGTACGGCGCTCTTTGACGTGGCCAAGCGCAAGTGGTCCGAAGCCATGGCGCGCGACCTGGAGATTCCGCTGGAGTGGCTGCCGCGCGTGGTCGAGTCACCCGAAACGGCCGGCGCACTCACCCCGGCAGCGGCGGAAGCCTTGGGCCTGCCGGCCGGCCTGCCTGTCGCCGCGGGCGCGGGTGATCAGGCCGCCGGCGGAGTGGCGGCGGGAATTGTCGCCGCGGGCGACGCGCTCGTGACCATCGGGTCGTCGGGCGTGGTGTTCGTGGCCGGCGACCGGCCGCGGATCGATCCTGCCGGTCGCGTGCACACCTTCTGTCACGCGCTGCCGGAGACGTGGCACGTGATGGGCGTGACCCAGGGCGCGGGAATCTCGCTGCGCTGGGTGCGGGACACTCTGGGCGCGTCGGACGCGAGCGGCGGCGTAGCCTACGACGCGCTGACCCGCGAGGCGGCCACATCTCCCGCCGGGAGTCGAGGATTGATCTGGCTGCCCTATCTGCAGGGCGAGCGCACGCCGCACCTCGATCCCAACGCGCGCGGCGTGCTGTTCGGCCTGACGACCGCCCACGGGCGCGGCGACGTGGTGCGATCCGTGCTCGAAGGCGTGGCGTTCAGCCTGCGCGACGGACTGGAGATCATCCAGGACCTCGGCCTGCCCGCACGCCGGGTCAAGATCGCCGGGGGCGGCGCGCGCAGCCCGCTCTGGCGGCAGATCGTGGCCGACGTGCTCGGGCTTCCGATCAGCCTCGAGCCCGAGGACCGCGGCCCGGCTTTCGGCGCGGCTTTGCTAGCCGGAGTTGCCGTCGGGGTGTACGCGTCGGTGGAGGAGGCGTGCGCAGCGACCGGGAGCCGAACCCAAGAAATAGAACCTGGCCGAGACACGCACGCTGTCTACGAGGCGACCTACCGCCTCTACCACGAGCTATACCCGGCACTGGCCGATTCGTTTGCCAGGGTGGCGTCGCTCCAGGAGTGA
- a CDS encoding secondary thiamine-phosphate synthase enzyme YjbQ yields MRPVTLRVATSARTSVHPIGRPIQAALDRQEVGDGLLLVSVPHTTCAVTLNEPESGLLDDLAQALEQLVPWRGSYAHNRGSEDNAAAHVRAALLGHQLLVPIVDGRLQVGVWQDVLLVECDGPRTRTVELRLV; encoded by the coding sequence ATGCGTCCGGTCACGCTGCGCGTCGCCACCTCCGCGCGAACGTCCGTGCACCCTATCGGACGGCCGATCCAGGCGGCCCTTGACCGGCAGGAGGTCGGCGATGGCCTGCTGCTGGTCAGCGTGCCGCACACCACCTGCGCCGTGACCCTCAATGAGCCTGAATCAGGCCTGCTCGACGACCTGGCGCAAGCGCTGGAGCAATTGGTGCCCTGGCGCGGTTCCTACGCCCACAACCGGGGATCGGAGGACAACGCGGCGGCCCACGTCCGCGCCGCCCTGCTGGGTCATCAGCTGCTCGTGCCCATCGTCGATGGACGGCTTCAGGTCGGCGTGTGGCAGGACGTGCTGCTTGTCGAGTGCGACGGTCCCCGCACGCGCACGGTCGAGCTGCGCCTGGTCTAG
- a CDS encoding HEPN domain-containing protein, which produces MTATPPEQAWFDKADEDYEIARRALGPDRPIPAAACFHAQQCAEKYLKGYLVAHDVPFRFVHDLGYLIGLCAGINPAFANLRPAAITLNPYVAMARYPSEAAQEPDIEAAEKAIAVAERIAAAVVRL; this is translated from the coding sequence ATGACCGCCACGCCGCCTGAGCAGGCTTGGTTCGACAAAGCCGACGAGGACTATGAGATTGCTCGCCGTGCACTCGGGCCCGACCGGCCGATTCCGGCCGCGGCCTGCTTCCACGCCCAGCAATGCGCGGAGAAATACCTCAAGGGCTATCTGGTCGCTCACGACGTCCCGTTCCGATTTGTCCACGACCTTGGCTATCTCATCGGACTATGTGCTGGCATCAATCCAGCCTTCGCGAACCTCAGACCTGCTGCCATCACCCTGAACCCATACGTGGCGATGGCACGATATCCATCGGAAGCCGCTCAAGAGCCGGACATCGAAGCGGCCGAGAAGGCCATTGCAGTCGCTGAACGAATCGCCGCCGCGGTAGTCCGTCTTTAG
- a CDS encoding helix-turn-helix transcriptional regulator: protein MKDLLPTIQALILDYLVSRGPSHGYAILCDLRDAIGKSSVYDALYRLESKGFVRSSRDTTVSGPRARRTFEVTGLGATALERHRSAMFGTSGATLGRPAQEGA, encoded by the coding sequence ATGAAGGACTTGTTGCCGACGATTCAGGCCTTGATTCTCGACTACTTGGTTAGTCGCGGACCTTCCCACGGCTACGCCATCCTGTGCGATCTGCGTGACGCAATTGGCAAGTCGAGCGTGTATGACGCGCTGTACCGACTGGAGTCCAAGGGCTTCGTGCGCAGCAGCCGCGACACGACCGTCAGTGGGCCTCGCGCCCGCCGAACCTTCGAGGTGACCGGCCTGGGCGCTACGGCGCTTGAGCGTCACCGGTCGGCGATGTTCGGCACGTCGGGCGCAACCCTAGGGCGGCCAGCCCAAGAGGGTGCGTAG
- a CDS encoding HAD family hydrolase, with protein MAIRGVLFDLGDTLVTQEALVGSPSNRQGAAQVAEALGQLTEVAPTAEQLTDPLGETLQEALIESYQGECAVPDARRAFLEVLDRFDLEPPSELIDLLLPMYFGPHYARMTVDPLAVRTLELLRRADVRTAIVGNLIHGEELLVERLRAFDLLRLVDALVLSTESGWMKPHPVAYREALRRLDVPAADAVMVGDDLEVDVRAPQALGLRAIWLRRDAPSGPASVTPDAIINDLGGLIPAIAELDAAEAPS; from the coding sequence ATGGCGATTCGGGGTGTGCTGTTCGATCTGGGCGATACGTTGGTCACGCAGGAGGCCTTGGTCGGGTCTCCCAGCAACCGGCAGGGCGCGGCGCAGGTTGCCGAGGCGTTGGGACAGCTGACGGAGGTCGCGCCGACGGCGGAGCAGCTCACCGACCCGCTGGGAGAAACCCTGCAAGAGGCGCTGATCGAGTCCTATCAGGGCGAGTGCGCCGTCCCGGATGCGCGGCGGGCGTTCCTGGAGGTCCTCGATCGCTTCGACCTGGAGCCGCCGTCCGAGCTCATCGACCTGCTGCTGCCGATGTATTTCGGGCCGCACTACGCGCGGATGACCGTCGATCCGCTCGCGGTCCGCACGCTCGAGCTGCTGCGCCGGGCCGACGTGCGCACGGCCATCGTGGGCAACCTGATCCATGGCGAAGAGCTGCTGGTCGAGCGCCTGCGCGCGTTCGATTTGCTGCGGCTGGTGGACGCGCTGGTGCTGAGCACCGAATCCGGCTGGATGAAGCCGCATCCCGTGGCCTACCGCGAGGCGCTGCGCCGTCTCGACGTCCCGGCTGCAGACGCGGTCATGGTGGGCGACGACCTGGAAGTCGACGTGCGCGCGCCGCAGGCGCTCGGTCTGCGGGCCATCTGGCTGCGCCGCGACGCCCCATCCGGCCCCGCATCAGTCACGCCGGACGCAATCATCAACGACCTGGGGGGCCTGATCCCGGCCATCGCGGAGTTGGACGCCGCCGAGGCGCCGTCTTGA